Part of the Bryobacteraceae bacterium genome is shown below.
CGGTATTGGGTGACCGGGCGCGGTTTCCAGGGCATGCGTTTCAGTCCCATCTACGATCGCAAGGGGACGTGGCTCAACTCGCGAGAGCACTACCCGCTGTGGCGCGAAGCCGAGAAGCTCGGGGCGGTATTCAACTTCTACATCCACCCCCAGCAGATGCCCATGCTCGAAGACATGTGCGGCCGATTTCCGGGAGTGAAGGTCGTCGTCGATCACGCCGGCAAGCCCGATCTCAAACTGGCCGACCCGTGGCCCGAGTTCCGCCAAATGTTCCGCCTGAAGCGATTCCCGCAGGTTTGGATCTCCAACTCGGAACCCTACGAGATGTCGGCGCTGAAGAAGTATCCGTATCCCGACACCTGGCCGTTCTACAAAGCCATCTACGAGGAGTTCGGTCCCAAGCAGCTCGTCTGGGGCACCGGTTATCCGCGGCCGCGCTGGGAACTCCCCATGGATCTCGAACTCGAGTTCGTCGACAAGCACTGCTCGTTCTACAAGTCGGACGACCGGGCGCTGCTGCTCGGAGGCAACGCCCTCCGCATCTGGAAATTCCCGAACGCGTAGCGGTCGTTCGCTACACTGAGGGTTCCCGCCCTCAACTTCCCGATGCACACCAACCGCCTGATTCACGAAAAAAGCCCCTACCTGCTTCAGCACGCGCACAACCCCGTGGATTGGTATCCGTGGGGCGATGAAGCCTTCCAAGCCGCCCGCGACGGCGACAAGCCCATCTTCCTCTCCATCGGATACTCCACCTGCCACTGGTGCCACGTGATGGAACGCGAGTCGTTCGAATCGGAAGCGGTGGCCGAAGTCCTCAACCGCCACTTCATCGCGATCAAAGTGGACCGGGAAGAGCGCCCCGATATCGACAAGGTATACATGGCGTTCGTCCAGGCAACCACCGGCAGCGGCGGCTGGCCCATGTCGGTCTGGCTCACTCCCGATGCCAAGCCCTTTTTCGGCGGTACCTACTTCCCGCCGGCCAATGCCTACGGCCGCCCCGGTTTTCCCACGTTGCTCGAGTACATCGCCAACGCCTGGATGACCAACCGCTCCGAGATCCTCGGCTCGGCGCGTGAGGTCATCGCCCAGCTCGAGAAAGTCACCGCCATTGACGCCAGCACCGGCAACTGGATGAATTCGAGCGCGCTCGAATCCTGCTTCGCCGTGTTTCGCCGGTCTTTCGATTCTCGTCTCGGCGGATTCGGCGGCGCGCCCAAGTTTCCCCGGCCGGTGACACATAACTTCCTGTTGCGGTACGCCCGCCAAGCCGCCGGCAAGGACCCCGCCAGCCACGAAGCGGCCGAAATGGTCCTGTTCACTCTGCGTGAGATGGCCAAGGGCGGCATGTACGACCACATCGGCGGCGGCTTCCATCGCTACTCGGTCGACGACCGCTGGTTCGTCTCGCACTTCGAAAAGATGCTCTACGATCAGGCGCAGCTCGCAATCTCCTACCTCGAGGCATGGCAGCTCACCGGCGATTCGCTGTTCGAAGCAGTGACGCGTGATATCTTCGAATACATCCGCCGGGACATGACGGATCCCGGCGGTGCGTTCTACTCCGCCGAGGACGCCGATAGCGCCGTGGACCCCGCCAAACCGAACGAGAAAAGCGAGGGCGCCTTCTACATCTGGTCCGCGGCCGAACTGAAGGAAGCGCTTGGAGAGCACCGCGCGAAACTCTTCGCCTCCCGATTCGGAATCGATACCGACGGCAACGTCACCGCCGACCCCCACGGCGAGTTCCGAGGCAGGAACATCCTGTTCCAGTCCCGCACCGTGGAGCAGGTGGCCGCCCGGGAAGGCGTGACTGCCGGGGAAGTGGAGCGCGAACTGGCCGAGGCGCGGCCTTCCCTCCTGGCGCTCCGATCCAAGCGCCCGAGGCCGCATCTCGACGACAAGATCCTCACCGGCTGGAACGGGCTCATGATATCCGCCCTCGCCCGCGCCGGCCGCGCCCTCGGTGATGCCGACCTCACGGCGCGAGCCGCCGTTGCCGCGCGCTTCCTTCTGGAGCACATGTGGACCGGCGGCGGCCTCCTGCTGCGCCGCTATCGCGACGGCGAGGCCGCCATTCCTGGCTTCCTCGAGGACTACGCATTCTTCGCCCTGTCGCTTGCCGATCTGTACGAAGCCACCTTCGACGCCGTGTGGCTCGAACGCGCCGTCGAAATCGCCGAAGCCCTGATCGCCCGTTTCGAGGATCTCGAAGCGGGAGGCTTCTTCACAAGTGCCGGCGAGCAACTGATCATTCGCATGAAGGACGATTACGACGGCGCGGAACCGAGCGGCAATTCGGGAGCCATCGACGCGCTCCTTCGGCTGGCGGCCATCACGGGGCGCGACGATTTCCGCAAGACCGCCGAACGGGCTCTCGCTGCCTTCGCGCCCCGGCTTCGGGCCGCGCCGCACGCCCTTCCCCAAATGCTCACCGCCTGGATGTTCTCCCAGCACCCATCCGGCCAGGTGGTGCTCGCCGGCGATCCGGCGTCGGAAGATTTTCGCGCTCTGGCAAACGAGGCTCACCGGCGATTCCTGCCGGACCACGTCGTCCTCCACGCCTCAAATGCGCTTCCGGCCACGGAGATCATGACGGCCATCGACGGCGCGCCCGCCGCCTACGTCTGCCGTAACTTCGTGTGTGAACTGCCGGTTACAGAACGGGAGCGCTTGGCCGAGTTGCTACAATGACTGCTTATGGCTAGAACAACCACCCTCCGCGGAAATGCGCTGGATCTGGAAGGGCCCGAGCTTAAGGCCGGCGATACTGCCCCCGATTTCCAGGGCGTCGACAACGGGCTCCAACCTGTCACGCTTGCCTCCACCGGCGCCGGCGTGCGGATCTTCAGTGTCGTGCCGTCGCTCGACACTCCCGTCTGCGATGCCCAAACCCGCCGCTTCAACGAAGAAGCCGCCAAGCTCGATGGCGTCGACATCTACACCTTCAGTATGGACCTGCCGTTCGCCCAGAAGCGCTGGTGCGGCGCCTTCGGCATCGACAAAGTGAAGATGGTTTCCGATCACCGGGCCGGCTCCTTCGGCGCCGCCTACGGCACCCTCATCAAGGACCTTCGCATCCACAGCCGCGCCATCTTCGTCGTCGACAAAGACAACAAGATCGTGCACTCCGAATACGTCGGTGAAGTCGCCGACCACCCGAACTACGATGCCGCTCTGAGCGCGGCTAAAGGCGCAGCCTGAAGATTTGTAGTTCCAGCGGGGGAGTACGCCTCCCCCACCAAGGGGACTTTCCCCGGATGTTGAGATTAACTATAAACAAATAAGAGGGTCGACCGATTCAGTGTACAGACCCCTTTTGACGGTGGAGGAGAGAGAGACTTGTTCCGTTCCCGCTTTGCCGGGGCCACGCTGTGCGCAGGTGTTGTGTGCGCGATTGCGGGCACCGCACTCACTTTTCAGGATTACCTCAACGCTGCCGGCGGCTCAGTTCTGGAGCGCGCAGCCTTTGGATTGATCGGCGTCGGCCTGATCAGCGTCGGCGGTTCCACCCGCAAACTGGACTCCGGCGACTGACCTGAGCCAAAATCGGACCATGCTGCATCGAGGCTTGGTCCACTTCCTGCTCCTGTCTGGCTCGGCGCTCTTGTTCGCCGAGACCCACCGCGTTTTCCCCGAGCACCACTCGCGCGTCTTCTCCGCCTACAAGGAACCCGTTGCCCGTGTGCGTTCCGGCGACACCGTCGTCACCCGCACTTGGGACTCCGGCGGCGCGGACTGGAAGGGCGTGAAGCACATCCAGCACCCCTACCAGTATCCCGAGTCCGGCAATCCGCTGATGGGGCCGTTTTTTATCGAGGGCGCTGAATACGGCGACTCACTCGAAGTGCGACTGGACCGCGTTCGCTGCAATCGCACCTACGGCTACACCACCTACCGCCTGTCGCCTGCGGTTCTCAACCCGAATTCCGTCGAGTCGCTCTATAAGAATTTCTACAAAATGGACGTTCTCCGGCCCGGACGCGCTGATCTCATCCCCTGGGACATCGACCTCGAGCGCGGCGTCACCAGTCCCAGGCTCCTCGAGCCATCGAGCTACAAACTCGAACTGCCGATCCGGCCGATGCTCGGCTGCATCGGCGTGGCAACGCCGGGCGAGAAGGTGGAGACGTCTGGTCCCTCCGGCAGTTGGGGCGGCAACATGGACTACAACGACGTGGTGGAGGGCGCAACGCTTTACTTCCCCGTCTATCACACCGGAGCCTTCTTCTACGTCGGCGACGGCCATGCCCGCCAGGGAGACGGAGAAGGGCTGGGGAACGGCGTTGAAACCTCGCTCGACGTTCAGTTCACCGTGCGCG
Proteins encoded:
- a CDS encoding amidohydrolase family protein, with amino-acid sequence MISRRSLLSLAGAGALGAADRLLIDTHLEVWTDDPRFPFAHPERPEMKRVPVQAPIENQVEQMRDFGLRYAVLINPRYFGWDNSYIAHSREKYPGKFVAHGLINPLDPKVHERLRYWVTGRGFQGMRFSPIYDRKGTWLNSREHYPLWREAEKLGAVFNFYIHPQQMPMLEDMCGRFPGVKVVVDHAGKPDLKLADPWPEFRQMFRLKRFPQVWISNSEPYEMSALKKYPYPDTWPFYKAIYEEFGPKQLVWGTGYPRPRWELPMDLELEFVDKHCSFYKSDDRALLLGGNALRIWKFPNA
- a CDS encoding acetamidase/formamidase family protein is translated as MLHRGLVHFLLLSGSALLFAETHRVFPEHHSRVFSAYKEPVARVRSGDTVVTRTWDSGGADWKGVKHIQHPYQYPESGNPLMGPFFIEGAEYGDSLEVRLDRVRCNRTYGYTTYRLSPAVLNPNSVESLYKNFYKMDVLRPGRADLIPWDIDLERGVTSPRLLEPSSYKLELPIRPMLGCIGVATPGEKVETSGPSGSWGGNMDYNDVVEGATLYFPVYHTGAFFYVGDGHARQGDGEGLGNGVETSLDVQFTVRVRKGQRLSIPRLENDGYIVSIASQPEFSSSADMGIRAANSDLIAWLTSEYKLSHPEAHLLIGAAVEHKIVTYFGTVTASMPKKYLPKK
- a CDS encoding thioredoxin domain-containing protein, whose product is MHTNRLIHEKSPYLLQHAHNPVDWYPWGDEAFQAARDGDKPIFLSIGYSTCHWCHVMERESFESEAVAEVLNRHFIAIKVDREERPDIDKVYMAFVQATTGSGGWPMSVWLTPDAKPFFGGTYFPPANAYGRPGFPTLLEYIANAWMTNRSEILGSAREVIAQLEKVTAIDASTGNWMNSSALESCFAVFRRSFDSRLGGFGGAPKFPRPVTHNFLLRYARQAAGKDPASHEAAEMVLFTLREMAKGGMYDHIGGGFHRYSVDDRWFVSHFEKMLYDQAQLAISYLEAWQLTGDSLFEAVTRDIFEYIRRDMTDPGGAFYSAEDADSAVDPAKPNEKSEGAFYIWSAAELKEALGEHRAKLFASRFGIDTDGNVTADPHGEFRGRNILFQSRTVEQVAAREGVTAGEVERELAEARPSLLALRSKRPRPHLDDKILTGWNGLMISALARAGRALGDADLTARAAVAARFLLEHMWTGGGLLLRRYRDGEAAIPGFLEDYAFFALSLADLYEATFDAVWLERAVEIAEALIARFEDLEAGGFFTSAGEQLIIRMKDDYDGAEPSGNSGAIDALLRLAAITGRDDFRKTAERALAAFAPRLRAAPHALPQMLTAWMFSQHPSGQVVLAGDPASEDFRALANEAHRRFLPDHVVLHASNALPATEIMTAIDGAPAAYVCRNFVCELPVTERERLAELLQ
- the tpx gene encoding thiol peroxidase — protein: MARTTTLRGNALDLEGPELKAGDTAPDFQGVDNGLQPVTLASTGAGVRIFSVVPSLDTPVCDAQTRRFNEEAAKLDGVDIYTFSMDLPFAQKRWCGAFGIDKVKMVSDHRAGSFGAAYGTLIKDLRIHSRAIFVVDKDNKIVHSEYVGEVADHPNYDAALSAAKGAA